The Desulfobacterales bacterium genome window below encodes:
- the lysS gene encoding lysine--tRNA ligase, with amino-acid sequence MTGLNMEKTSELIQKRRNKFNTLKKSDLQLFPNDFKVSHNISEIKSLTEKSPETLKSKSPLFAVAGRMVAINRFGKTTFIRFRDRTGQLQAYIRKDQIGDETYQLFKQLDVGDFVGLAGEMFQTKTGEWTILAKELKLLCKTIRPLPEKFHGLKDPEKRYRQRYLDLIMNADVRKLFVRRSQIIQEVRNFFLKHDFLEVETPMMQPIAGGAEAEPFITHHNALGMDLYLRIAPELYLKRLVVGGFERVFEINRSFRNEGISTQHNPEFTMLEFYQAYATYTDLMDLTEQLFSFVAQVVNGSTTIVYQNDTIELAGPWRRMTLSEALVDIGGIEAKLLKDKDALLSVASQSGIQITKTGRLGKVITKLFDALVEPKLVQPTFITGYPVEVSPLSRRSDHEPDITDRFELFIAGREIANGFSELNDPVDQQERFSQQVENRAAGEKDAHQMDDDYIEALEYGLPPTAGEGIGIDRLVMLLTDADSIREVILFPHMKPRG; translated from the coding sequence GTGACGGGATTGAATATGGAAAAAACCAGCGAGCTCATTCAAAAAAGAAGAAATAAATTTAACACCCTCAAAAAAAGTGATTTGCAGCTTTTTCCGAATGATTTCAAAGTATCTCACAACATCTCGGAAATTAAGTCGCTAACAGAAAAATCACCGGAGACGCTAAAATCCAAATCGCCCCTTTTTGCTGTCGCCGGGCGCATGGTGGCCATCAATCGATTCGGCAAAACAACGTTCATCCGTTTTCGGGATCGGACCGGGCAATTGCAGGCCTACATCCGCAAAGATCAAATCGGTGATGAGACCTATCAGCTTTTTAAACAGCTGGATGTCGGTGATTTTGTCGGTCTTGCTGGAGAGATGTTTCAAACCAAAACCGGTGAATGGACAATACTGGCCAAAGAGTTAAAGCTGCTCTGCAAAACGATTCGGCCGCTGCCTGAAAAATTTCATGGGCTTAAAGACCCGGAAAAGCGCTATCGTCAGCGTTACCTGGACCTGATCATGAACGCTGATGTCAGAAAGCTTTTCGTGCGGCGCAGTCAAATTATTCAGGAGGTTAGAAATTTTTTTCTGAAGCATGATTTCCTCGAGGTCGAAACCCCAATGATGCAGCCCATTGCAGGCGGCGCTGAAGCGGAGCCATTTATTACGCATCACAATGCACTGGGAATGGATCTTTATTTGCGGATTGCCCCAGAATTGTATTTAAAGCGCCTGGTGGTCGGTGGATTTGAGCGGGTTTTTGAAATCAATCGAAGTTTTAGAAACGAAGGTATTTCCACCCAGCATAATCCCGAATTTACGATGCTAGAATTTTATCAGGCCTATGCTACCTATACCGATCTGATGGACTTAACCGAGCAGCTATTTTCCTTCGTAGCGCAGGTAGTCAACGGTTCCACAACCATTGTTTATCAAAACGATACCATTGAATTGGCCGGTCCCTGGCGTCGCATGACACTGTCTGAAGCATTGGTGGATATCGGCGGTATTGAGGCCAAGTTGTTAAAAGATAAGGACGCTTTGTTGAGTGTTGCCTCCCAGAGCGGAATCCAAATTACCAAGACCGGTCGGTTAGGCAAAGTGATTACAAAACTGTTTGATGCTTTGGTTGAGCCCAAATTAGTTCAGCCCACTTTTATCACCGGCTATCCGGTAGAAGTTTCGCCGCTGTCACGTCGCAGTGATCATGAACCTGACATCACCGACCGTTTTGAACTCTTTATAGCCGGTCGTGAGATCGCCAACGGATTTTCAGAGCTAAACGACCCCGTGGACCAGCAGGAACGTTTTAGCCAACAGGTTGAAAATCGGGCAGCCGGAGAAAAAGATGCGCACCAGATGGACGACGATTATATTGAAGCACTAGAATATGGTCTTCCGCCAACGGCCGGTGAGGGCATTGGTATTGATCGCCTGGTGATGTTGCTCACCGATGCGGATTCAATCCGCGAAGTCATTCTTTTTCCGCATATGAAACCCAGGGGCTAA
- a CDS encoding lipoprotein-releasing ABC transporter permease subunit, producing the protein MSFELYIGRRYLRAKQKQAFVSLITILSIAGVTVGVMALIVVIAVMTGFDADLKARILGGQSQVMLMRHGGQFKDYRSVLTQVGKAKGVEAATPFIVTQAMLRSKSGAAGVVIRGIDPATAGQVMATLAQVSLPDLSSNESNQQSSLQEPGIVLGKELARNLGVIEGDRIYLISAHGMLSPIGHLPAMKQFKVTGFFQSGMYEYDQTFAFIHIYDAQKMLRMGDSVTGIDIRVNDIYAARAIADSIISELGFPYWARDWMQMNQNLFRALKMERWVMAIILILIVLVAAFNIASSLIMLVMGKTRDIAILKAMGATNQSIRKIFVFNGMVIGAIGTFLGLCLGLLLCTLLKHYDIYELTGDIYYFTTTLPVKVEPLWVLGIVSAAMVICFLATLYPARQASKLDPVEAIRYG; encoded by the coding sequence ATGTCTTTTGAATTATACATCGGCCGTCGTTATCTAAGGGCCAAACAAAAACAAGCATTTGTCTCGCTGATTACCATTCTTTCGATTGCCGGGGTAACGGTCGGTGTGATGGCTCTGATCGTTGTGATTGCTGTAATGACCGGTTTTGATGCCGATCTCAAAGCCCGGATTCTGGGGGGACAATCTCAGGTGATGCTCATGCGCCACGGTGGTCAATTTAAAGATTACCGTTCGGTCTTAACCCAGGTGGGAAAAGCCAAAGGCGTTGAAGCCGCCACTCCTTTTATTGTCACCCAGGCGATGCTACGCTCCAAATCCGGTGCAGCCGGTGTCGTGATCCGTGGAATCGATCCTGCCACCGCCGGGCAGGTGATGGCAACTTTGGCCCAGGTGTCTTTGCCGGATTTGTCTTCGAATGAATCCAACCAGCAATCTTCGCTCCAGGAACCCGGTATTGTCCTGGGGAAAGAGTTGGCCCGCAATCTGGGTGTAATTGAAGGTGACCGGATTTATCTGATATCGGCGCATGGTATGCTGTCTCCAATCGGACACCTGCCGGCTATGAAACAGTTTAAGGTGACCGGCTTTTTCCAATCGGGCATGTATGAGTATGATCAGACCTTCGCTTTTATCCATATTTATGATGCGCAAAAAATGTTGCGAATGGGTGATTCGGTAACCGGTATCGATATTCGTGTTAACGATATATACGCGGCTCGCGCGATTGCGGATAGCATCATTTCCGAGCTTGGCTTTCCATACTGGGCACGCGATTGGATGCAAATGAATCAAAATTTATTTCGAGCGCTTAAAATGGAACGCTGGGTGATGGCCATTATTTTGATTTTAATCGTATTGGTGGCTGCATTTAATATTGCCAGCAGTTTGATTATGCTGGTTATGGGAAAAACACGCGATATTGCCATCTTAAAGGCCATGGGCGCCACAAACCAAAGCATCCGCAAAATTTTTGTTTTTAACGGGATGGTCATTGGCGCCATCGGCACGTTTTTAGGGTTATGTCTGGGTCTTTTACTGTGCACGTTGCTCAAACATTACGATATTTATGAGTTAACCGGTGATATTTATTATTTTACGACCACCCTTCCAGTAAAAGTGGAACCTTTATGGGTTCTGGGTATCGTTTCGGCTGCCATGGTCATCTGCTTTCTGGCAACCCTTTATCCTGCGAGGCAGGCGTCCAAACTGGACCCGGTGGAGGCCATTCGTTATGGATAG
- a CDS encoding ATP-binding protein, whose translation MLEIDDKTKLKWLIFIRVLFSLLLLVSAVLQHMGENTPPMDRSLVVLYGLITAIFVLSVVYSVLLKRVKNLTRFAFIQTGIDTLIVTLIVFLTGGFVSVFSFLYLVVIIYSSMLLPMRGTMVIAAFCSLQFCALVELEYFGILNPIGINGNPLASAYDWSQIFFKLMITMTACFAVAFLSSLLSEQTRKTKEELRTMEGHVKRVEKMAAVGEMAAGLAHEIKNPLAALTGSIQLLKEDMRYDPDHARLMQIILREADRLSSLASNFLFYARPPAGKVEPIDLSLALLEIAELFEIDGSNNGRVKTTKNVSSNVWITMDPGHLHQILWNLLLNAAEAIDGEGQIGIEMFPAKNKYACVKISDNGSGISPETLKTIFDPFFTTKPNGTGLGLSIVHRIVEANDAWLNVESQLNKGTTITLHFKQMSPPD comes from the coding sequence ATGCTTGAAATTGATGACAAAACAAAACTCAAGTGGTTGATATTTATACGTGTTCTTTTTTCATTGCTGCTGTTGGTTTCTGCCGTTCTCCAGCATATGGGTGAAAACACCCCGCCGATGGATCGATCGCTGGTGGTTCTTTACGGCCTTATCACCGCGATATTCGTTTTATCCGTTGTTTACAGTGTGTTGCTCAAACGTGTCAAAAACCTCACCCGTTTCGCCTTTATCCAAACCGGCATCGATACCTTAATTGTAACCCTGATCGTCTTCTTAACCGGCGGTTTTGTGAGCGTATTTTCCTTTCTTTATTTGGTCGTCATTATTTATTCTAGTATGTTGCTTCCCATGCGTGGGACGATGGTTATTGCGGCATTCTGTAGTTTGCAGTTTTGCGCACTGGTCGAGCTGGAATATTTCGGCATTCTCAATCCAATCGGTATCAACGGTAATCCCCTTGCCAGCGCTTATGACTGGAGCCAGATCTTCTTTAAATTGATGATCACCATGACAGCTTGTTTTGCAGTCGCCTTTTTAAGCAGTTTGTTGTCTGAACAGACCCGCAAAACTAAGGAAGAATTGCGCACCATGGAAGGTCACGTGAAGCGAGTTGAAAAGATGGCAGCTGTCGGCGAGATGGCTGCCGGTTTGGCCCACGAGATTAAAAATCCGCTGGCGGCTTTAACCGGTTCAATACAGCTGCTCAAAGAAGATATGCGCTATGACCCTGACCATGCACGGTTGATGCAAATTATACTGCGCGAAGCCGACCGCTTGAGTTCTCTGGCCAGCAATTTTTTGTTTTACGCCCGCCCGCCAGCCGGCAAGGTCGAACCCATCGATCTCAGCCTGGCCTTGCTTGAAATTGCGGAGCTTTTTGAAATCGACGGGTCCAATAACGGGCGCGTCAAAACAACCAAAAATGTGTCCTCTAATGTATGGATTACGATGGATCCGGGTCATCTGCACCAAATTCTGTGGAATCTGCTGCTGAATGCAGCCGAGGCAATTGATGGTGAAGGCCAAATCGGGATTGAGATGTTTCCCGCCAAAAACAAATACGCCTGTGTCAAAATCAGCGATAATGGCAGCGGCATTTCTCCAGAGACATTGAAGACGATTTTTGATCCGTTTTTCACGACCAAACCAAACGGCACCGGACTTGGTTTATCGATTGTCCATCGGATAGTTGAGGCCAATGACGCTTGGTTAAACGTCGAAAGTCAGCTCAACAAAGGCACCACCATTACTTTACATTTCAAGCAAATGTCCCCACCGGACTAA
- a CDS encoding ABC transporter ATP-binding protein, with translation MDSSGSFEKSSRPKLNSRPQTHAGGWISANNLVKSFQNGGVSIDVLKGVQLDLASGESVAIVGASGIGKSTLLHILGTLDRPDSGILKFQGEDVFQYDDIKLAHFRNKTIGFVFQFHHLLPEFSALENAMMPAMISGLSKSEAFAAAEKILVRVGLQDRLNHRVGKLSGGEQQRVALARALILKPAILLADEPTGNLDNRNSDQVHQLIMELNQELSMTLVVVTHNMELASFMSRRVTITAGQLELVT, from the coding sequence ATGGATAGTTCAGGATCTTTTGAAAAATCGAGTCGACCCAAATTGAACAGCCGTCCGCAAACCCACGCAGGTGGCTGGATCAGCGCCAATAATCTAGTCAAGAGCTTTCAAAACGGCGGAGTCAGCATTGATGTTTTAAAAGGCGTTCAGCTGGATCTTGCGTCAGGGGAGTCGGTTGCTATTGTTGGTGCCTCAGGAATCGGTAAGTCGACACTGCTACACATTCTTGGCACTCTTGACCGACCTGATAGCGGCATTTTGAAATTTCAAGGTGAGGATGTTTTTCAATATGATGATATTAAGCTGGCACACTTCCGCAACAAAACCATCGGTTTTGTTTTTCAGTTTCATCACTTGCTTCCTGAATTCAGCGCCCTTGAAAATGCAATGATGCCGGCAATGATCAGCGGCTTAAGCAAATCAGAAGCTTTTGCAGCTGCCGAGAAAATATTGGTTCGAGTCGGTCTGCAGGATCGGTTGAACCATCGTGTCGGCAAGCTTTCAGGAGGAGAGCAGCAGCGTGTAGCTTTGGCCAGAGCCCTGATTTTGAAACCAGCTATTTTGCTGGCAGATGAACCCACCGGCAACCTGGATAATCGCAACAGTGATCAGGTGCATCAATTGATAATGGAATTGAACCAAGAACTATCCATGACCCTGGTGGTGGTGACTCACAATATGGAGTTGGCGTCCTTTATGTCTCGCCGTGTTACCATAACCGCTGGGCAACTAGAGCTCGTCACCTAA